A genomic region of Anopheles coustani chromosome 3, idAnoCousDA_361_x.2, whole genome shotgun sequence contains the following coding sequences:
- the LOC131265719 gene encoding esterase B1-like: MVGGLVHLRLLTIFVSLLYAQLAFVTADDVQKNSEECTVRLGLQSTAQGVRNITFNGVQFCEYLGIRYAKPPVGLLRFADPVFEEPEGDNNYIAYGNKCPQFDDINEQSSVIGAEDCLFLNIFTTVNNSTSRNGSGQRVLLPVMVYIFDSGEVHGVDLLMENDVIVVTINYRLGVFGFLKDEKHNIKGNYGLKDQLVALQWIQRYVRNFGGDPNRITAMGHSSGAADLSNHLYNDRARGLFQGAILLSGSMLAPWAMLYEGEECMDNYVRDLNVSTLEELREKSFEEFFLKDDGFLHCFAFSSMFYPCFLPTLEDHPDDEASYFKQSPHQFVRTKAPHPIPMLIGETSTEYELMLKHVSGFWMSNNYPNNRRHEHMQEISIIFENISIWMVLQGLEDSQRQFYRKMANMANMHYPIKRWLKETVQLLDNQQVYYLRFQFDGKFGEYKHKIYAHYVDNSLYGAIHGDDLSYIFSPYNLKEALENRSEFRRELSVHQKTVELITNFVKYGNPTPKRSELSDLVWPSYSESRNQTLYLNIDDEFQVRDVEDRRNIYFMIWRIIYECFYYAHCEVVTKLHQLVRYTLLATLFTGNDTNLPH; this comes from the exons ATGGTTGGTGGTTTAGTCCATCTTCGATTACTTACGATATTTGTGAGTCTTCTGTACGCTCAGCTTGCATTCGTGACTGCAGATGACGTGCAAAAGAACTCAGAGGAGTGTACCGTTCGACTCGGACTTCAATCCACAGCTCAAGGTGTACGAAATATCACATTTAACGGAGTGCAATTTTGTGAATATCTTGGTATTCGGTACGCAAAGCCTCCCGTTGGGCTCCTTCGATTTGCA gATCCAGTGTTTGAGGAACCAGAAGGTGACAACAATTACATCGCTTATGGGAACAAATGCCCACAGTTCGATGATATCAACGAACAGTCATCCGTGATCGGAGCGGAGGACTGTctgtttttgaatattttcactaCAGTGAACAACTCGACTAGCCGAAATGGTAGCGGTCAGCGCGTCTTGCTCCCAGTGATGGTGTACATCTTCGATTCCGGCGAAGTTCATGGCGTCGATTTGcttatggaaaat GATGTGATCGTAGTAACGATCAACTATCGACTTggggtgtttggatttttgaAGGATGAAAAGCACAATATCAAGGGAAACTATGGACTGAAGGATCAACTCGTGGCTCTCCAGTGGATACAGCGCTATGTTAGAAATTTTGGTGGCGATCCCAATCGTATTACAGCGATGGGACACAGTTCTGGCGCTGCCGACCTCTCCAATCACCTGTATAACGATCGGGCTCGAGGATTGTTTCAGGGAGCTATTCTTCTGAGCGGCTCGATGCTTGCACCTTGGGCGATGCTGTACGAAGGCGAAGAGTGCATGGATAATTATGTGCGAGACCTCAACGTGTCGACACTGGAGGAGCTTCGTGAGAAATCATTTGAAGAGTTTTTCCTAAAGGATGACGGATTTCTTCACTGTTTTGCCTTCTCCAGTATGTTCTATCCATGCTTCCTACCAACGCTAGAGGATCACCCTGACGATGAAGCGTCATACTTCAAGCAGTCCCCTCACCAGTTCGTTCGAACGAAGGCTCCACATCCGATACCAATGCTGATCGGTGAAACCTCCACCGAGTATGAGCTCATGCTTAAGCATGTGTCGGGCTTCTGGATGAGTAATAACTACCCCAACAATCGACGTCATGAGCACATGCAGGagatttcaataattttcgaaAACATTAGTATCTGGATGGTCTTGCAAGGATTGGAAGACTCACAGCGTCAATTCTATCGCAAGATGGCAAACATGGCCAACATGCATTATCCCATCAAAAGGTGGCTGAAGGAGACGGTGCAATTGTTGGACAACCAGCAGGTTTACTATTTACGCTTCCAGTTCGACGGAAAGTTTGGAGAATATAAACACAAAATATATGCTCACTACGTGGACAACTCGTTGTACGGAGCAATTCACGGAGACGATCTTAGCTACATTTTTAGCCCTTATAACCTGAAGGAGGCACTAGAGAATCGGAGCGAATTCCGCCGTGAGCTATCGGTGCACCAAAAAACGGTAGAGTTGATAACTAATTTCGTGAAATATGG AAACCCAACACCGAAACGCAGTGAACTATCTGATCTTGTCTGGCCTTCGTACAGCGAGTCACGTAATCAAACGCTGTACCTGAACATAGACGACGAGTTTCAGGTGCGGGACGTCGAAGATCGACGAAATATTTACTTCATGATCTGGCGAATCATTTATGAATGTTTTTACTACGCACATTGCGAGGTTGTGACGAAACTACACCAGCTGGTGAGATATACGTTGTTGGCAACACTGTTCACAGGGAATGATACAAATCTGCCtcattga